A region of the Chloroflexota bacterium genome:
CCGCGGTGCCGCGCCCCAAGCGGGCTTCCGGCATCTGGCGCAGGCGCAGGTCGAGGGCGCGGGCGGCGGTGTAGGCTTCCACCGCGAGGACATGCGCGGTGTTGGCAATCACCGCGCGGGCGTGGCGGGCGGCGGTCATCGCGTTGGCGTTGTGGTCTTCCTGCTCGCCGGAAGTCGGCAGCGAGCGGGTGCTGTCGGGGCCCGCGAGGGTCTGGTTTTCCAGCACTAACGAAGCGGCAGTGTATTGCGGCATCATCAGGCCGGAATTCAGCCCCGCGGCTTCGGGCGTATCGACCAGCATGGAAGGCAGGCCGTAGTTCAGGTTGCCGTCGGTGAGGCGGAAGATGCGGCGCTCGCTGATGGCGGCCACTTCGCTCATCGCAATGGCGAGGAAATCGGCAGCCATGCCCACCGGTTCGCCGTGGAAGTTGCCGCCGGAGATGGCGTCGTGGGGGCCAAAGATGAGGGGGTTGTCGGTCACGGCGTTGACTTCCCGTTCCACGACGCCGGCCACAAAAGCCCAGGCATCGCGGGCCGCGCCCTGCACCTGGGGCGCGGTGCGCAGCGAATAGGCATCCTGCACCCTGCCGCCCGCGTCCACGAAGGTGCTGCCGCGGGTAAGGGCGCGCACGCGGGCGGCCACGGCCATTTGCCCGGGGTGGCGGCGGGCGCGGTGCACCCGCTCGTCGAAAGCGTTGGACGCTCCCAGCAGGGCTTCCAGGCTCATGCTGAGGGTGATTTCGGCCACATCCAGCCAGTGGGCGGCGTCGTGGACGGCCAGGGCGAGGATGGCCGCCGAAAAGGTGGCGCCGTTGGTGACGGCCAGCCCCTCTTTCGCCC
Encoded here:
- the hutH gene encoding histidine ammonia-lyase, which codes for MLTIDGHHLTLEEIAAVARRGEPVQLAPAARERLVRGHRWVQEILAAGKPVYGINTGFGIFADRRISAEQAAQLSRNLILSHAVGTGAPLPEEVVRAAMLIRANTLAIGYSGVRPVLVETLLEMLNRGVTPEIPSQGSMGSSGDLAPLAHLGLVMTTDAADRAEDSGWAIYRGQRMRGKEAMLAAGIPRLVLGAKEGLAVTNGATFSAAILALAVHDAAHWLDVAEITLSMSLEALLGASNAFDERVHRARRHPGQMAVAARVRALTRGSTFVDAGGRVQDAYSLRTAPQVQGAARDAWAFVAGVVEREVNAVTDNPLIFGPHDAISGGNFHGEPVGMAADFLAIAMSEVAAISERRIFRLTDGNLNYGLPSMLVDTPEAAGLNSGLMMPQYTAASLVLENQTLAGPDSTRSLPTSGEQEDHNANAMTAARHARAVIANTAHVLAVEAYTAARALDLRLRQMPEARLGRGTAEAYRRLREAVPYTPGDAWWGPEIARTREVLASCEFLHAVNARIKDASTD